A window of the Thalassospira indica genome harbors these coding sequences:
- a CDS encoding very short patch repair endonuclease, with protein sequence MDIVDPKIRSRMMSGIRSRNTKPEILLRKALHAMGYRYRLNVRLLPGSPDIVLPKWRVVIFVHGCFWHRHPDCKKATTPATNTDFWTKKFAANTKRDKTAIKELHNLGWRTAIVWECAIGSKIDVELIDGLTGFLSQTENKNAEFGASQKGSNQR encoded by the coding sequence ATGGATATCGTCGACCCCAAAATTCGCTCCAGAATGATGTCAGGCATCAGGAGCAGAAACACGAAGCCAGAGATTCTGCTGAGAAAAGCACTGCACGCTATGGGCTACCGCTACAGGCTCAATGTACGTCTGTTGCCAGGTTCACCGGACATAGTGCTGCCGAAGTGGCGAGTTGTGATTTTTGTGCATGGTTGCTTTTGGCATCGTCATCCGGACTGCAAAAAAGCGACGACGCCGGCAACAAACACTGATTTCTGGACTAAAAAATTTGCGGCCAATACCAAGAGAGATAAAACAGCGATAAAGGAATTGCATAACCTAGGTTGGCGCACTGCAATTGTATGGGAGTGTGCTATTGGGTCAAAGATTGATGTTGAATTGATTGACGGCTTGACTGGCTTCTTAAGTCAAACCGAGAATAAGAATGCCGAATTTGGGGCGTCTCAGAAGGGCAGCAATCAACGCTAG
- a CDS encoding AIPR family protein, whose translation MADLEIVDLERFQRDFVQEVIARADAHEEGALREDELTQVFIEYLVDIGEIEDAEISYHQARGVKANGFYVSEDGDRLDLFVTDARLTEALESVTKTDVDTAFKRVRSFLEKALDGYHKSLEEASDGYDMAWAIWSSRRDLVSARLFLVTDGLTKIEAIEDFRIGEIEISHHVWDLRRLYRADVSNAGHEPIKVNFEDLTGQPLRCLAVPQTSEKYRCFMSMLTGQTIVDLYLRHGPRLLERNVRSFLQLRGDVNKGIRKTIQEESDMFVAYNNGLSIVVRGVTGEENGIDNFEISSTDDFQIVNGGQTTGSIYRAATKDKYDISKIFIPVKITEITGTEYVDEVAPKISLFANSQNKVNKADFTSNDPFHVKLEEVSRKTWAPPKRGLQKQTRWFFERARGQYLDSKTREGTPARQKAWEAINPRRQMFTKTDLGKFENAWSQLPQIVARGAQKSFLYFMAKLDERGGIEVDEEYFRRLVAKAILFKETERIVTRQKFGGYRSQIVAYSLALLSHCTAQRVDLEEIWESQDLPEALAAFIEEITVLAHKHITNAPNGQNIGEWCKKDLCWERFRETELDVPEAISKGLSSRPANRLKKGTHTADAPSSEEAALIDAMAHVPADTWFGISSWAKETHNLQGWQRSLSFSLGHLASQGRKPSRKQAVQGQKILSEAQSLGFAVNQEDA comes from the coding sequence ATGGCTGATCTGGAAATTGTTGATCTTGAAAGGTTTCAGCGGGACTTCGTTCAGGAGGTTATCGCCAGAGCGGACGCTCATGAAGAAGGGGCGTTGCGTGAAGATGAACTCACCCAGGTCTTCATTGAGTATCTGGTGGATATTGGTGAGATAGAGGATGCCGAGATTTCCTATCATCAGGCCCGCGGAGTAAAGGCGAATGGCTTTTATGTCTCCGAGGACGGAGACAGGCTTGACCTTTTTGTCACTGATGCAAGGCTTACGGAGGCCCTAGAAAGCGTAACAAAAACGGATGTTGATACAGCATTCAAACGCGTAAGATCTTTCCTCGAGAAGGCGCTTGATGGATATCACAAGTCTCTTGAGGAGGCGTCTGATGGCTATGACATGGCTTGGGCAATCTGGTCTTCGCGGCGTGATCTTGTTTCAGCACGATTATTCCTCGTGACCGACGGGCTTACAAAAATTGAGGCAATTGAGGATTTCAGGATTGGCGAGATTGAAATATCCCATCATGTCTGGGATCTGCGTCGGTTATACCGGGCTGATGTGTCGAACGCGGGCCATGAGCCGATCAAGGTAAATTTTGAGGATCTGACAGGCCAGCCTCTCAGGTGTCTGGCTGTCCCGCAGACCTCTGAAAAATACCGGTGCTTTATGTCTATGCTCACCGGCCAGACAATTGTGGACCTTTATCTGCGCCATGGTCCCCGCCTGCTCGAGCGGAATGTCCGAAGTTTTCTTCAGCTCAGGGGCGATGTGAACAAGGGTATCAGAAAAACAATCCAGGAAGAGTCTGATATGTTTGTTGCCTATAACAATGGGCTTTCGATTGTTGTCAGAGGTGTGACCGGTGAAGAGAATGGCATAGATAATTTTGAGATATCATCTACTGATGATTTTCAGATCGTAAACGGGGGACAGACTACCGGCTCAATATACCGGGCGGCCACAAAGGACAAATATGATATTTCGAAGATATTCATACCTGTGAAGATTACCGAGATCACTGGGACCGAGTACGTCGACGAGGTTGCTCCTAAAATTTCTCTTTTTGCCAACAGTCAGAACAAGGTGAACAAGGCGGATTTCACTTCCAACGACCCCTTCCACGTAAAGCTTGAAGAAGTTTCAAGAAAGACTTGGGCCCCGCCGAAGAGAGGTCTCCAGAAACAGACACGTTGGTTCTTTGAGAGAGCCCGTGGCCAGTATTTGGATAGCAAAACGCGTGAGGGGACGCCGGCACGGCAGAAAGCATGGGAGGCTATTAACCCACGCCGGCAGATGTTTACTAAGACTGATCTGGGGAAATTTGAAAATGCCTGGTCACAGCTTCCGCAGATAGTGGCGCGTGGGGCGCAGAAAAGTTTTCTCTATTTCATGGCCAAGCTTGATGAGCGTGGCGGCATAGAGGTTGATGAAGAGTACTTCAGACGCCTCGTCGCTAAAGCAATCTTGTTTAAGGAGACGGAGCGTATTGTTACCCGACAGAAGTTCGGCGGGTACCGGTCTCAGATTGTGGCATATTCCCTCGCTTTGCTCAGTCACTGTACGGCTCAGAGGGTTGATCTGGAGGAGATATGGGAGAGTCAGGATCTCCCTGAAGCGCTGGCAGCATTTATTGAGGAAATCACAGTTCTCGCTCACAAGCACATCACGAATGCCCCAAATGGCCAGAACATTGGTGAGTGGTGTAAGAAAGATCTGTGCTGGGAGCGGTTCAGAGAAACAGAGCTGGATGTGCCTGAAGCAATTTCCAAGGGACTGTCATCAAGGCCCGCCAACAGGCTGAAGAAAGGCACACATACGGCAGACGCGCCTAGTTCGGAGGAGGCCGCGCTTATAGACGCAATGGCGCACGTGCCTGCTGATACGTGGTTCGGGATCTCAAGCTGGGCAAAAGAGACCCATAATCTGCAGGGATGGCAGAGAAGTCTGTCATTTAGTCTTGGGCATCTCGCGTCTCAGGGACGTAAGCCAAGTCGGAAGCAGGCGGTTCAGGGGCAGAAGATCCTCAGCGAAGCGCAGAGCCTAGGCTTTGCAGTAAATCAAGAAGACGCATAG
- a CDS encoding DNA cytosine methyltransferase, with amino-acid sequence MSKDFAIIDLFAGPGGLGEGFSKAGRDEETSMKTHLSIEMDDHAIQTLRLRAFLRSFDRFPQEYYDAINSGLELPDWAELYPNNWKVAAEEVRQLVLGSDGVFEELATELDQVRERHHGDTILIGGPPCQAYSLVGRSRNRGKEGYVPEDDNRHFLYREYVRILDRLRPAAFVMENVKGMLSSQINGGRIFSKVLDDLEEAGDGYRLLPLAASSPPDGFRASANDFLIRSEDFGVPQARHRVIILGVRADLAQRLKLDGPLLGKPQKQVNVGSAIGGLSRLRSGLSRGDTTEAWKTTIVEQAMRISRTGSIPKEVRNIAQRISSAKNLPEERSSSEKMIAGDMPKHLLEWFDDERLRATMHHETRGHIPDDIGRYLFSSAFSSAYARSPKLDEFPVFLLPAHKNRDSGHFSDRFRTQVSGRPSTTVTSHISKDGHYFIHPDPTQCRSLTVREAARLQTFPDNYLFCGPRTKQYHQVGNAVPPYLAWQIAKAVYKILR; translated from the coding sequence ATGTCCAAAGATTTTGCCATCATTGATTTGTTCGCCGGGCCAGGGGGGTTGGGTGAAGGATTTTCAAAGGCAGGACGAGACGAGGAAACCTCAATGAAGACCCATCTCTCAATCGAGATGGATGACCATGCAATTCAAACATTGCGACTGAGAGCCTTCCTGCGGTCCTTTGACCGATTTCCCCAAGAATATTACGACGCTATCAATAGTGGTCTTGAGCTTCCAGACTGGGCTGAGCTCTATCCCAACAATTGGAAAGTTGCTGCCGAGGAGGTACGTCAACTTGTTTTGGGAAGCGATGGCGTATTCGAGGAACTGGCAACCGAGCTTGATCAAGTACGCGAACGCCATCATGGCGATACTATCTTGATCGGAGGACCTCCATGCCAGGCATATTCCTTGGTTGGAAGATCGAGAAATCGAGGCAAGGAAGGTTACGTTCCCGAGGATGATAATCGGCATTTTCTATATCGGGAGTATGTGCGCATTCTAGACCGGCTTCGCCCTGCGGCCTTTGTGATGGAAAATGTTAAGGGGATGCTCTCGAGCCAAATTAATGGCGGTCGGATTTTCAGCAAAGTCCTCGATGATCTTGAGGAGGCGGGAGACGGGTACCGTTTGTTACCGCTCGCAGCTTCCTCCCCACCCGACGGCTTCCGAGCTTCGGCCAACGACTTTCTGATACGGTCAGAAGACTTCGGAGTTCCACAAGCCCGCCATCGAGTAATCATTCTCGGAGTTCGGGCGGATCTGGCACAACGCCTGAAACTTGATGGCCCGCTTCTCGGCAAACCCCAAAAGCAGGTCAACGTGGGCAGTGCAATTGGTGGCCTTTCGCGTCTCCGAAGTGGACTTAGCCGCGGCGACACGACAGAAGCTTGGAAAACTACAATAGTTGAACAGGCTATGCGCATTTCCAGAACAGGAAGCATTCCAAAAGAAGTGAGGAATATCGCGCAAAGAATTTCTTCTGCCAAAAACTTGCCTGAAGAGAGGTCAAGTAGCGAGAAGATGATTGCTGGTGATATGCCAAAACATCTCCTCGAGTGGTTCGATGATGAACGACTTCGTGCAACAATGCATCATGAGACCCGAGGACACATCCCGGACGATATTGGCCGCTACCTTTTCTCTTCTGCCTTTTCGAGCGCGTACGCACGTTCCCCGAAGCTGGACGAGTTTCCAGTGTTTTTGCTGCCAGCTCATAAGAACCGGGATTCTGGACATTTTTCCGACCGCTTTCGTACCCAAGTTTCAGGGCGCCCGTCTACTACCGTCACGAGCCACATATCCAAGGATGGTCACTATTTTATCCATCCCGATCCAACCCAGTGCCGCTCACTCACCGTGAGGGAGGCTGCACGCTTGCAAACATTCCCTGACAACTATTTGTTCTGCGGGCCGAGAACCAAACAATATCATCAAGTAGGTAACGCGGTACCACCGTACTTGGCTTGGCAAATAGCTAAAGCGGTTTACAAAATCTTGAGATGA